The Candida orthopsilosis Co 90-125, chromosome 7 draft sequence genome has a window encoding:
- a CDS encoding Sui3 translation initiation factor, whose product MSDLGFDPSLKKKKKVKKPVDGASPAPESNESTPAPDSVDDLFSGMKKKKKSSKKADSSLEESTSPSAEADVTASLGDLTLKKKKKKSTKNLDLNEFEQQLEEAGIEDTTNDQIDDTLNANKVSQTEAGLSYEDLLSRFFEILKENNPELAGDRSGPKFRIPPPICQREGSKKTMFANVQEIATVLQRNPEHLIQFLFAELGTSGSIDGEKRLILKGKFQPKQMESVLRRYIIEYVTCKTCKSMNTELKRESANRLHFLSCKACGSTRSVSSIKTGFQAQIGRRKKF is encoded by the coding sequence ATGTCTGATTTAGGCTTTGATCCATCcttaaagaagaagaagaaagttAAGAAGCCAGTCGATGGCGCATCCCCAGCACCAGAAAGCAATGAGTCAACACCAGCCCCTGATTCAGTGGACGACCTATTTTCAGGtatgaagaagaagaaaaagtcATCTAAGAAAGCAGATAGCTCATTAGAGGAATCAACCTCACCTAGTGCAGAAGCTGATGTCACTGCTTCATTGGGTGACttgactttgaaaaagaagaaaaagaagagtaCCAAAAACTTGGACTTGAACGAGtttgaacaacaattggagGAAGCAGGAATTGAAGATACAACTAATGACCAGATAGATGATACATTAAATGCCAACAAAGTATCTCAAACTGAAGCTGGATTATCATACGAAGATTTGTTGTCACgtttttttgaaatcttgaaagaaaacaatCCTGAGCTTGCTGGTGATAGATCAGGTCCTAAATTTAGAATCCCCCCTCCAATATGTCAAAGAGAAGGATCTAAGAAGACCATGTTTGCCAATGTTCAAGAAATCGCCACTGTCTTACAAAGAAATCCCGAGCATTTGatacaatttttgtttgctGAATTGGGTACTTCTGGCTCGATCGATGGTGAAAAGAGATTAATATTGAAAGGtaaatttcaaccaaaacaaatggAGAGTGTGTTGAGAAGATACATTATTGAATATGTTACATGTAAGACGTGTAAGAGTATGAACACAGAGTTGAAGAGAGAAAGCGCTAATAGGTTACATTTCTTGAGCTGTAAGGCATGTGGTTCAACCAGATCTGTATCCTCCATCAAGACAGGTTTCCAAGCACAAATTGGAAggagaaagaaattttaA
- a CDS encoding Yar1 protein (S. cerevisiae homolog YAR1 has role ribosomal small subunit biogenesis, cellular response to oxidative stress, response to osmotic stress and localizes to cytoplasm), translated as MTLENQKLTQEEMDIIMSEARAGELESLKEIFEEIPKESLLDIKDDMTLATPIHMAAANGYLDTLQYLLSIIPKQDAISLTKAKNETGNTALHWAAYNGHLEVVKFLVEEYEADAFEKNEAGHDSIYEAENNGKVDVENWFLKKYAPEEDFKVEEDGENTKISYQPGKESKLADDNARDAVFAAKVETEQGKKKDSSQSLDDSTAKLSLDS; from the coding sequence ATGACTTTGGAGAATCAAAAACTAACCCAGGAAGAAATGGATATAATTATGTCCGAGGCCAGAGCCGGTGAACTAGAATCATTGAAAGAGatctttgaagaaatacCCAAGGAATCATTACTAGACATTAAAGATGACATGACATTAGCCACCCCAATTCATATGGCTGCCGCAAATGGCTACTTAGATACACTTCAATACCTTCTTTCAATAATACCCAAACAAGATGCCATAAGTCTAACGAAGGCTAAAAATGAAACTGGTAATACCGCTTTACATTGGGCCGCATACAATGGACACTTGGAGGTTGTAAAATTCTTGGTTGAGGAATATGAAGCTgatgcatttgaaaaaaatgaGGCAGGTCATGATTCGATATATGAAGCTGAAAACAATGGTAAAGTCGATGTAGAAAATTGGTTTTTGAAGAAGTACGCTCCAGAAGAGgatttcaaagttgaagaGGATGGTGAAAACACAAAGATTAGCTATCAACCGGGTAAAGAAAGTAAATTGGCTGATGATAATGCTAGGGATGCTGTATTTGCGGCTAAAGTGGAAACGGAGCAGGGTAAGAAGAAAGATAGCAGTCAGCTGCTTGATGACTCAACTGCTAAGTTATCCCTTGACTCGTGa
- a CDS encoding allantoate permease, translated as IPSTVIHIIFLLLISWFSEKVGERSLVCCLAPLYATPIMGVIRWWSGAGKDIWATWVVNTLYLGQPYIHAICVAWVSRNSNSVRNRSICSALYNMFVQLGNIIGNNIYREDDKPLYKRGNMQLFVITLILIPILILTKLYYIWRNKSKERIWNSMSEEEKHEYRETTKDEANKRLDFRFDH; from the coding sequence CTATCCCATCTACAGTCATTCACAttattttccttttgcTAATATCATGGTTCTCGGAGAAAGTTGGTGAGAGATCTTTAGTCTGTTGTCTTGCTCCACTTTATGCAACTCCAATAATGGGAGTAATTAGATGGTGGTCAGGAGCAGGTAAGGACATATGGGCTACTTGGGTAGTCAACACATTGTACTTGGGACAGCCATACATTCATGCCATTTGTGTTGCGTGGGTGTCACGAAACTCCAATTCAGTTCGAAACAGATCCATATGTTCTGCTTTATACAATATGTTTGTGCAATTGGGTAATATTATCGGTAACAATATTTACCGTGAGGACGATAAACCGTTGTACAAACGAGGAAACATGCAGTTGTTTGTTATTACGTTGATTCTTATACCTATTTTGATACTTACCAAGCTCTATTACATTTGGAGAAACAAGAGCAAGGAAAGGATTTGGAACTCAATGTCCGAAGAAGAGAAGCACGAGTATAGAGAAACTACAAAGGACGAAGCTAATAAGAGGCTAGATTTTAGGTTCGATCATTAG